A genomic region of Raphanus sativus cultivar WK10039 chromosome 6, ASM80110v3, whole genome shotgun sequence contains the following coding sequences:
- the LOC108807668 gene encoding RING-H2 finger protein ATL2-like, producing MALNGFSSFDYSLKPHFFSQYLSLAIRIMHSDDEEHDPFITVFVAIIFLFFIYVTLYSLYDLCCLRRSRSNHIRSSRSLSRSRSPAMVFVPIDPSHIPSRGGLDPAVVKSLPVFTFSGAEDPMDCAVCLSEFEEGESGRVLPGCEHAFHVECIDMWFHSHSTCPLCRSLVEPSVTMVEEEEQTVIAISPEPVSETEPAVEMSRRSFRELEDGFLTGDSLANHHSLPLPPRSRRMLSFTRMLSRDRRSAPSSFAGAPHQSSSSCGVVMNELDIERGGKEIKSDFRHVECS from the exons TACTCCTTAAAACCACACTTCTTCTCTCAATATCTCTCATTGGCCATCAGAATCATGCACTCCGACGACGAAGAGCATGACCCCTTCATAACAGTCTTTGTTGCAATCATCTTCTTATTCTTCATTTATGTCACCCTCTACTCTCTTTACGATCTCTGCTGTCTCCGCCGTTCTAGGAGTAATCACATCCGCAGCAGCCGCAGCCTCAGCCGCAGCCGCAGCCCTGCAATGGTTTTCGTCCCCATCGATCCTTCTCATATCCCCTCGCGCGGCGGCCTCGATCCCGCCGTCGTTAAATCTCTCCCCGTTTTCACTTTCTCAGGCGCGGAGGATCCGATGGATTGCGCCGTTTGTCTCTCCGAGTTCGAGGAGGGAGAGTCGGGTCGGGTTTTGCCCGGTTGCGAACACGCGTTTCACGTTGAATGTATAGATATGTGGTTTCACTCTCACTCCACTTGTCCTCTCTGCCGCTCTCTCGTCGAGCCGAGTGTGACGATGGTGGAAGAGGAGGAGCAAACCGTGATCGCGATTTCTCCTGAACCGGTTTCTGAAACTGAACCGGCGGTTGAGATGTCGAGAAGGAGTTTCAGAGAGTTGGAAGATGGTTTTTTGACAGGGGATTCGTTGGCGAATCATCACTCGTTGCCGTTGCCGCCGAGGAGTCGTCGGATGTTATCTTTTACTCGGATGTTGAGCAGAGATCGAAGAAGCGCACCGTCTTCTTTTGCCGGAGCTCCGCATCAGTCGTCGTCGAGCTGCGGGGTAGTGATGAACGAATTGGATATTGAGCGGGGAGGCA AAGAGATTAAAAGTGATTTCCGTCACGTGGAGTGTTCTTGA